In Larimichthys crocea isolate SSNF chromosome VI, L_crocea_2.0, whole genome shotgun sequence, one genomic interval encodes:
- the arhgap9 gene encoding rho GTPase-activating protein 15 isoform X3, whose amino-acid sequence MLSGTWRRSVGHQQSSAAPVVSRGMTVCGVPSGTVVLEAQYDYNYRGADGRQVCIREGERFILLKKTNNDWWQVRRIGAASKTKPLYVPATYVTEVPIVPMPSPQRLVMSASLNSNLRILPRVSLSPSSTATNYNEQQVNKPIYHSMENLNSNSAFQGLDNHNSAGGGRFPTLPLSGFTFTPNSPTSPSGHLMVPGISASSNTQTVPRNHRVVPMITRSQSSSNLPENLMENPYDEVGGGISSRVKHRVPKKSCSQWDMVGASGKNNHLQVPTESYLSQLSWQDSPLYTDSQPERRLSQLEPPTPAPDQQPLQIMDLWEQYSDPCTGRSYYVNSITRERSWKPPRRSRGRNTDMGSPVQPQTLPRETNHLSLPFPEAGNGTTQRSIQRAASSDTLTTMAFSNATVQIHNSGGQHDVKQGLSHSQSMTLPENGKLVQQCTDYSCNVTNIVVEPPSPQSSPDSDGPTPELEKAGLLNKTKIAEGGRKLRKNWSPSWVVLVGNSLVFFKDPKSQTPSSWKPGNSRPESSVDLRGAQLHWANELSSKKNVFKLRTVTGNEFLLQSETDSLIKEWYKTIQNVIDRLDRENPLDNVLLYSVRRAGSVEMLDNSGDEDDRRTSLPRSSSNLENTERKRVKTRLKKLIQKRPPLQALQEKGLIKDQVFGCRLEMLCERERSKVPRFVRLCTEAVEKRGLDTDGIYRVSGNLAVIQKLRYLVNHERAVTTDGRYMFPAELVQEEKLNLDESDWEDIHVITGALKLFFRELPEPVVPFGFFTDIMETVKMSDYMDKVDRLKCLVLNMPPPNHDTLQFMCRHLKRVLEHTDSNRMTTQNIGIVFGPTLMRPERDNGNMAVNMVYQNQAVELILSEFDHIFGTRGPS is encoded by the exons ATGCTGTCTGGGACTTGGCGACGTTCTGTGGGGCATCAGCAGTCTTCTGCAGCACCTGTGGTCTCCAGGGGGATGACAGTCTGCGGGGTCCCCAGTGGCACAGTGGTCCTCGAGGCCCAGTATGACTATAACTATCGAGGGGCTGATGGACGGCAGGTCTGCATTAGGGAGGGCGAACGGTTTATTCTCCTGAAAAAGACCAACAATGACTGGTGGCAG GTACGGAGGATTGGGGCAGCCAGTAAAACAAAGCCACTCTATGTCCCTGCTACGTATGTGACAGAGGTGCCGATTGTGCCGATGCCTTCGCCACAGCGCCTGGTCATGTCTGCATCGCTGAACTCCAACCTCAGGATACTGCCACGTGTGTCACTTTCTCCCAGCTCGACAGCGACTAACTATAACGAACAGCAAG TGAACAAACCCATCTACCACTCCATGGAAAACCTGAACTCCAACAGTGCCTTCCAGGGGCTGGACAACCACAACAGCGCAGGTGGAGGCCGCTTCCCCACCCTGCCCCTCTCTGGATTCACCTTTACCCCCAACTCTCCCACCTCCCCGTCGGGCCACCTCATGGTCCCTGGGATCTCAGCATCTTCCAATACCCAAACAGTACCACGGAACCACAGGGTGGTGCCAATGATCACTCGGAGCCAGAGCTCCAGCAACCTGCCTGAAAACCTGATGGAGAACCCATATGACGAGGTGGGCGGTGGCATCAGCAGTCGTGTCAAACATAGGGTGCCCAAGAAGTCTTGTAGCCAGTGGGACATGGTGGGAGCTTCTGGCAAGAACAACCATCTGCAG GTCCCAACAGAGTCCTATCTGTCTCAGCTGTCCTGGCAGGACTCCCCTCTTTACACTGACTCACAGCCAGAGAGACGTCTGTCGCAGCTGGAGCCACCTACCCCTGCCCCTGATCAGCAGCCTCTTCAGATCATGGACCTGTGGGAGCAGTACTCAGACCCATGCACGGGGAGAAGCTACTACGTAAACAGCATCACCAGGGAGAGGTCCTGGAAACCCCCTCGTCGGTCCCGTGGACGCAACACCGATATG GGCAGTCCAGTACAACCTCAGACGTTACCAAGGGAAACCAACCATCTGTCGCTACCATTTCCTGAAGCTGGCAATGGAACAACACAGAGA AGCATACAGCGTGCTGCCTCCTCTGACACCCTGACCACGATGGCGTTCAGCAATGCCACTGTCCAGATCCATAACTCTGGCGGCCAGCATGATGTCAAGCAGGGGCTCAGCCACTCCCAATCTATGACCCTGCCTGAGAATGGCAAG ctggTCCAGCAGTGCACAGATTACTCTTGTAATGTGACCAACATCGTCGTGGAGCCTCCGTCTCCTCAGAGTTCTCCAGACAGCGATGGCCCCACGCCG GAACTGGAGAAAGCCGGCCTCTTGAACAAGACGAAGATTGCAGAGGGAGGACGCAAACTCAG gaAAAATTGGAGCCCTTCCTGGGTGGTGTTGGTTGGGAACAGTCTGGTTTTCTTCAAAGATCCTAAATCACAGACACCTTCCAGCTGG aaacCAGGAAACAGTCGTCCTGAGAGCAGTGTGGACTTAAGAGGAGCACAGCTACACTGGGCCAACGAGTTATCCAGCAAGAAGAATGTATTCAAG ctgAGGACAGTGACGGGAAATGAGTTCCTCCTGCAGTCAGAGACAGACTCTCTGATCAAAGAGTGGTACAAAACCATCCAGAACGTCATCGACCGGCTG GACCGTGAGAACCCGTTAGATAACGTCCTTCTATATTCTGTGAGGCGAGCGGGCAGCGTGGAGATGCTGGACAACAGTGGAGATGAAGATGACAGGAGAACGTCAC TCCCTCGCTCGTCTTCCAACCTGGAGAACacggagaggaagagagtgaagaCCCGGCTGAAGAAGCTGATCCAAAAGAGACCTCCTCTGCAGGCGCTGCAGGAGAAAGGGCTGATTAAAG ATCAGGTGTTTGGCTGTCGTCTGGAGATGCtctgtgaaagagagaggagcaaAGTCCCTCGCTTCGTCAGACTTTGTACTGAGGCCGTGGAGAAGAGAG GACTGGACACTGACGGGATCTACAGAGTCTCAGGCAACCTGGCAGTCATTCAGAAACTACGCTACTTAGTGAACCACG AGCGAGCGGTGACTACAGACGGCCGTTACATGTTCCCAGCGGAGTTGGTACAAG AGGAGAAGCTGAATTTGGACGAGAGTGATTGGGAGGACATTCACGTCATCACAGGAGCTTTGAAACTTTTCTTTCGAGAGCTTCCTGAACCCGTTGTGCCCTTCGGCTTCTTCACCGACATCATGGAGACAGTCA AGATGTCGGACTACATGGACAAAGTGGATCGTCTGAAGTGTCTAGTGCTCAACATGCCTCCTCCAAATCATGACACACTTCAGTTCATGTGTCGCCATCTCAAACG agttttggagcacacagacagcaacCGAATGACCACCCAGAACATCGGCATTGTGTTTGGACCGACCCTGATGCGCCCGGAGCGGGACAATGGCAACATGGCAGTGAATATGGTTTACCAGAATCAAGCAGTGGAGCTCATCCTCAGCGAGTTTGACCACATCTTTGGAACGAGAGGCCCCTCGTGA
- the arhgap9 gene encoding rho GTPase-activating protein 15 isoform X2 yields MLSGTWRRSVGHQQSSAAPVVSRGMTVCGVPSGTVVLEAQYDYNYRGADGRQVCIREGERFILLKKTNNDWWQVRRIGAASKTKPLYVPATYVTEVPIVPMPSPQRLVMSASLNSNLRILPRVSLSPSSTATNYNEQQVNKPIYHSMENLNSNSAFQGLDNHNSAGGGRFPTLPLSGFTFTPNSPTSPSGHLMVPGISASSNTQTVPRNHRVVPMITRSQSSSNLPENLMENPYDEVGGGISSRVKHRVPKKSCSQWDMVGASGKNNHLQVPTESYLSQLSWQDSPLYTDSQPERRLSQLEPPTPAPDQQPLQIMDLWEQYSDPCTGRSYYVNSITRERSWKPPRRSRGRNTDMGSPVQPQTLPRETNHLSLPFPEAGNGTTQRLSPDFLFGSHQRNNRGGWQMKQSIQRAASSDTLTTMAFSNATVQIHNSGGQHDVKQGLSHSQSMTLPENGKLVQQCTDYSCNVTNIVVEPPSPQSSPDSDGPTPELEKAGLLNKTKIAEGGRKLRKNWSPSWVVLVGNSLVFFKDPKSQTPSSWKPGNSRPESSVDLRGAQLHWANELSSKKNVFKLRTVTGNEFLLQSETDSLIKEWYKTIQNVIDRLDRENPLDNVLLYSVRRAGSVEMLDNSGDEDDRRTSLPRSSSNLENTERKRVKTRLKKLIQKRPPLQALQEKGLIKDQVFGCRLEMLCERERSKVPRFVRLCTEAVEKRGLDTDGIYRVSGNLAVIQKLRYLVNHEEKLNLDESDWEDIHVITGALKLFFRELPEPVVPFGFFTDIMETVKMSDYMDKVDRLKCLVLNMPPPNHDTLQFMCRHLKRVLEHTDSNRMTTQNIGIVFGPTLMRPERDNGNMAVNMVYQNQAVELILSEFDHIFGTRGPS; encoded by the exons ATGCTGTCTGGGACTTGGCGACGTTCTGTGGGGCATCAGCAGTCTTCTGCAGCACCTGTGGTCTCCAGGGGGATGACAGTCTGCGGGGTCCCCAGTGGCACAGTGGTCCTCGAGGCCCAGTATGACTATAACTATCGAGGGGCTGATGGACGGCAGGTCTGCATTAGGGAGGGCGAACGGTTTATTCTCCTGAAAAAGACCAACAATGACTGGTGGCAG GTACGGAGGATTGGGGCAGCCAGTAAAACAAAGCCACTCTATGTCCCTGCTACGTATGTGACAGAGGTGCCGATTGTGCCGATGCCTTCGCCACAGCGCCTGGTCATGTCTGCATCGCTGAACTCCAACCTCAGGATACTGCCACGTGTGTCACTTTCTCCCAGCTCGACAGCGACTAACTATAACGAACAGCAAG TGAACAAACCCATCTACCACTCCATGGAAAACCTGAACTCCAACAGTGCCTTCCAGGGGCTGGACAACCACAACAGCGCAGGTGGAGGCCGCTTCCCCACCCTGCCCCTCTCTGGATTCACCTTTACCCCCAACTCTCCCACCTCCCCGTCGGGCCACCTCATGGTCCCTGGGATCTCAGCATCTTCCAATACCCAAACAGTACCACGGAACCACAGGGTGGTGCCAATGATCACTCGGAGCCAGAGCTCCAGCAACCTGCCTGAAAACCTGATGGAGAACCCATATGACGAGGTGGGCGGTGGCATCAGCAGTCGTGTCAAACATAGGGTGCCCAAGAAGTCTTGTAGCCAGTGGGACATGGTGGGAGCTTCTGGCAAGAACAACCATCTGCAG GTCCCAACAGAGTCCTATCTGTCTCAGCTGTCCTGGCAGGACTCCCCTCTTTACACTGACTCACAGCCAGAGAGACGTCTGTCGCAGCTGGAGCCACCTACCCCTGCCCCTGATCAGCAGCCTCTTCAGATCATGGACCTGTGGGAGCAGTACTCAGACCCATGCACGGGGAGAAGCTACTACGTAAACAGCATCACCAGGGAGAGGTCCTGGAAACCCCCTCGTCGGTCCCGTGGACGCAACACCGATATG GGCAGTCCAGTACAACCTCAGACGTTACCAAGGGAAACCAACCATCTGTCGCTACCATTTCCTGAAGCTGGCAATGGAACAACACAGAGA CTGTCACCTGATTTCCTCTTCGGGAGCCACCAAAGGAATAATAGAGGTGGCTGGCAGATGAAACAG AGCATACAGCGTGCTGCCTCCTCTGACACCCTGACCACGATGGCGTTCAGCAATGCCACTGTCCAGATCCATAACTCTGGCGGCCAGCATGATGTCAAGCAGGGGCTCAGCCACTCCCAATCTATGACCCTGCCTGAGAATGGCAAG ctggTCCAGCAGTGCACAGATTACTCTTGTAATGTGACCAACATCGTCGTGGAGCCTCCGTCTCCTCAGAGTTCTCCAGACAGCGATGGCCCCACGCCG GAACTGGAGAAAGCCGGCCTCTTGAACAAGACGAAGATTGCAGAGGGAGGACGCAAACTCAG gaAAAATTGGAGCCCTTCCTGGGTGGTGTTGGTTGGGAACAGTCTGGTTTTCTTCAAAGATCCTAAATCACAGACACCTTCCAGCTGG aaacCAGGAAACAGTCGTCCTGAGAGCAGTGTGGACTTAAGAGGAGCACAGCTACACTGGGCCAACGAGTTATCCAGCAAGAAGAATGTATTCAAG ctgAGGACAGTGACGGGAAATGAGTTCCTCCTGCAGTCAGAGACAGACTCTCTGATCAAAGAGTGGTACAAAACCATCCAGAACGTCATCGACCGGCTG GACCGTGAGAACCCGTTAGATAACGTCCTTCTATATTCTGTGAGGCGAGCGGGCAGCGTGGAGATGCTGGACAACAGTGGAGATGAAGATGACAGGAGAACGTCAC TCCCTCGCTCGTCTTCCAACCTGGAGAACacggagaggaagagagtgaagaCCCGGCTGAAGAAGCTGATCCAAAAGAGACCTCCTCTGCAGGCGCTGCAGGAGAAAGGGCTGATTAAAG ATCAGGTGTTTGGCTGTCGTCTGGAGATGCtctgtgaaagagagaggagcaaAGTCCCTCGCTTCGTCAGACTTTGTACTGAGGCCGTGGAGAAGAGAG GACTGGACACTGACGGGATCTACAGAGTCTCAGGCAACCTGGCAGTCATTCAGAAACTACGCTACTTAGTGAACCACG AGGAGAAGCTGAATTTGGACGAGAGTGATTGGGAGGACATTCACGTCATCACAGGAGCTTTGAAACTTTTCTTTCGAGAGCTTCCTGAACCCGTTGTGCCCTTCGGCTTCTTCACCGACATCATGGAGACAGTCA AGATGTCGGACTACATGGACAAAGTGGATCGTCTGAAGTGTCTAGTGCTCAACATGCCTCCTCCAAATCATGACACACTTCAGTTCATGTGTCGCCATCTCAAACG agttttggagcacacagacagcaacCGAATGACCACCCAGAACATCGGCATTGTGTTTGGACCGACCCTGATGCGCCCGGAGCGGGACAATGGCAACATGGCAGTGAATATGGTTTACCAGAATCAAGCAGTGGAGCTCATCCTCAGCGAGTTTGACCACATCTTTGGAACGAGAGGCCCCTCGTGA